A DNA window from Acidobacteriota bacterium contains the following coding sequences:
- a CDS encoding ABC transporter permease, with the protein MRTLWDILTQTIRTLWSHKLRSFLTMFGIAWGVFSLLLLVGLGEGFRSGNKRELDQIGENIMFMFPGRIPAVQGQSSGMRRYYMTYEDYAGIAKQPHVKYASPVLVRQDIRVVSDFQNSNGQVAGVLPVFKSIRFLPLARGRWMNELDEEQRRNVTVIGWEMKKNLFPDDPNPIGKHVLIGGLRFEVIGFISNFTKDEGNSSNVRCFIPYSTMAVYFPVKEATDVQGALSFVNYTPTSKAD; encoded by the coding sequence ATGCGCACACTTTGGGACATCCTCACGCAGACCATCCGCACCCTCTGGTCGCACAAGCTGCGGTCGTTCCTCACCATGTTCGGGATCGCGTGGGGCGTCTTCTCTTTGCTGCTGCTGGTGGGACTGGGGGAGGGTTTCCGCTCGGGCAACAAGCGCGAGCTTGACCAGATCGGCGAGAACATCATGTTCATGTTCCCCGGCCGGATCCCGGCGGTGCAGGGACAGAGCTCGGGGATGCGGCGCTACTACATGACCTACGAAGACTACGCCGGCATCGCGAAGCAGCCGCACGTGAAGTATGCCTCGCCGGTGCTGGTGCGGCAGGATATCCGGGTGGTCAGCGATTTTCAGAACTCCAACGGCCAGGTGGCCGGCGTGCTGCCGGTATTCAAGTCGATCCGCTTTCTTCCGCTCGCCCGCGGACGCTGGATGAATGAGCTCGACGAAGAGCAGCGCCGCAACGTGACGGTGATCGGCTGGGAGATGAAGAAGAACCTGTTCCCCGACGATCCGAACCCCATCGGCAAACACGTCCTGATCGGCGGTCTGCGCTTCGAGGTGATCGGCTTCATCTCCAACTTCACCAAGGACGAAGGCAATTCTTCGAACGTGCGCTGCTTCATCCCGTATTCCACCATGGCCGTCTACTTCCCGGTGAAGGAGGCCACCGACGTGCAGGGCGCCCTCTCCTTCGTGAATTACACGCCCACCTCGAAAGCAGACC